A single Saccharolobus shibatae B12 DNA region contains:
- a CDS encoding sulfolobus mercury resistance protein, MerI, translating into MPEVKKLHEDEEVEEIALRISDEEVEIIDHSGVIKGKISSKQLAKKALEKKTLKFRIKEAINTKITTEDEKSLPSLRELYFDPHLLIYGKRAGEVKGSGYVCPICGIEIDEYGYCGCGAGSS; encoded by the coding sequence ATGCCAGAAGTTAAGAAATTGCATGAAGACGAAGAGGTCGAGGAGATAGCCCTACGTATAAGTGATGAAGAGGTAGAAATTATAGATCACAGTGGAGTTATTAAGGGGAAAATTTCATCTAAACAACTAGCTAAGAAAGCCTTAGAGAAGAAAACTTTAAAGTTTAGAATTAAAGAGGCTATAAATACAAAAATTACAACAGAAGATGAGAAATCTTTACCAAGTTTAAGAGAATTATACTTTGATCCCCACCTATTGATATATGGAAAAAGGGCTGGAGAAGTAAAAGGCTCTGGTTACGTATGTCCAATATGTGGAATTGAAATAGACGAGTATGGCTATTGCGGTTGTGGTGCTGGGTCAAGTTAA
- the merA gene encoding mercury(II) reductase, producing the protein MEDLVIIGYGAAGFAALIRANQLGIKPLVVGYGEIGGTCVNVGCVPSKRMLRIGELYNNSSKIVGKKLFPEFFQAFQDKAEIVNSLRKEKYEDVINSYDVKLKIGKAHFISPNAIKVNGETIEAKKFIIATGSSPSIPNIKGLNEVGFWTNVEALSPNKKISSLAIIGGRALALEFAQMYRRLGVDTIVLQRSERILPDWEPEISLAVKNYLGENDSIPIFTNVRVKEVRKGNGGKIVVTDKGEVEADEILLATGRKPNVEMNLDAAGIELNDKGGIKVNEELRTSNPNVFAAGDVIGGPMLEALAGRQGSIAAENAIMNVKRKIDMISVPQVVFIEPNVAKVGLTALEAMKEGYDIDHRVVKMNSIAKARILREDYGLIKMVIDKKFRNILGVQMFGKYAAEVINEAALAVKFRATIDDLIDTIHVFPTMGESLRIVALAFTSDVSKMSCCV; encoded by the coding sequence ATGGAAGATCTGGTGATCATAGGCTATGGTGCAGCTGGATTTGCAGCGTTAATTAGGGCAAATCAGCTCGGAATAAAGCCACTAGTTGTAGGTTATGGAGAAATAGGTGGAACTTGCGTTAACGTAGGATGTGTCCCCTCTAAGAGAATGTTGAGAATAGGTGAGTTGTACAATAACTCTTCAAAAATAGTAGGAAAAAAGCTATTTCCAGAATTTTTCCAAGCATTTCAAGACAAGGCTGAAATCGTGAATTCGCTACGAAAGGAAAAATACGAGGATGTGATAAATTCATATGATGTTAAATTAAAAATTGGTAAAGCGCATTTCATTTCGCCTAACGCGATTAAAGTAAATGGGGAGACAATAGAGGCTAAAAAGTTTATAATAGCCACGGGTTCTTCTCCAAGTATACCTAATATCAAGGGTTTAAATGAAGTTGGGTTTTGGACTAATGTGGAAGCCTTATCGCCAAACAAGAAAATATCATCCTTGGCTATCATAGGTGGAAGGGCTTTGGCTTTAGAATTTGCACAAATGTATAGGAGACTAGGAGTTGATACTATAGTTCTTCAAAGGAGCGAAAGAATATTACCAGATTGGGAACCGGAAATTTCTCTAGCTGTTAAAAACTATTTAGGAGAGAATGACAGTATTCCGATTTTTACAAACGTTAGGGTTAAGGAGGTAAGAAAGGGAAATGGAGGAAAGATAGTAGTTACTGATAAGGGGGAAGTTGAGGCTGATGAAATTTTGTTGGCTACCGGAAGGAAGCCTAATGTGGAAATGAATTTAGATGCAGCAGGAATTGAGTTAAACGACAAGGGAGGCATAAAAGTTAATGAAGAACTGAGGACCTCAAATCCTAATGTATTTGCTGCAGGCGATGTAATTGGCGGTCCTATGTTGGAAGCTTTGGCTGGCAGACAAGGTTCAATTGCAGCAGAGAACGCAATAATGAATGTAAAAAGAAAAATTGACATGATTAGTGTTCCTCAAGTTGTATTTATAGAACCCAATGTGGCTAAAGTTGGTCTTACTGCATTAGAGGCAATGAAAGAAGGCTATGATATAGACCATAGGGTTGTTAAGATGAATAGTATAGCTAAGGCGAGAATATTAAGGGAAGATTATGGATTAATAAAGATGGTTATAGATAAGAAGTTTAGGAATATTTTAGGTGTCCAGATGTTTGGTAAATACGCTGCAGAGGTGATAAATGAGGCGGCGTTAGCGGTTAAATTTAGGGCTACAATAGATGATTTGATTGATACAATACACGTTTTCCCTACAATGGGAGAGAGTTTGAGGATAGTAGCACTAGCTTTTACTAGTGATGTTAGTAAAATGAGTTGCTGTGTCTAA
- a CDS encoding transcriptional regulator, producing MVNLRLNLKQDELKCENCGAKLSEDEIYVREINGKEHYFCCSHCAYKYEARFK from the coding sequence ATGGTTAATCTAAGGCTAAATCTAAAGCAAGACGAATTAAAATGTGAGAATTGTGGTGCTAAACTATCTGAAGATGAGATATATGTAAGAGAAATCAATGGTAAAGAACATTACTTCTGTTGCTCTCATTGTGCTTATAAATATGAGGCAAGATTTAAGTAA
- a CDS encoding ArsR/SmtB family transcription factor, with amino-acid sequence MEPLTNELESLFSALADGTRLKIVLFLLDKGEATVDEISKSLGKSQSLISHHMACLRNCGIVKVRKDGKFSYYSMSSPEIIELIKLSINHVKKYSQSILSCDVLAEEKGQVKLSR; translated from the coding sequence GTGGAACCTCTTACAAATGAATTGGAATCTCTATTCTCTGCCCTAGCAGATGGGACGAGATTAAAAATAGTGCTCTTTCTATTGGATAAGGGAGAAGCTACTGTAGATGAAATAAGTAAATCTCTGGGCAAATCACAATCATTAATATCTCATCATATGGCTTGTCTGAGAAATTGTGGAATAGTTAAAGTCAGAAAGGATGGTAAGTTTTCGTACTATTCTATGTCAAGCCCAGAAATAATTGAGCTAATAAAACTATCCATAAATCACGTCAAAAAATACAGCCAGTCTATCTTATCTTGTGATGTTCTAGCAGAAGAAAAAGGTCAAGTTAAATTATCTCGTTAG
- a CDS encoding DUF504 domain-containing protein, protein MRIKDAVNMIRWKYREKIDDYVVIIIDRVTENGLKEISFSEIDAVDNNYLYLKSEENTVIPLHRVLMIKRKSDNALIWKR, encoded by the coding sequence ATGAGAATAAAGGATGCTGTAAACATGATTAGATGGAAATATAGGGAAAAGATTGATGATTATGTTGTTATAATTATAGATAGAGTAACTGAAAATGGATTAAAAGAAATTTCATTTAGCGAAATAGATGCTGTGGATAATAATTACTTGTATTTAAAAAGTGAAGAGAATACTGTGATTCCACTCCATAGAGTACTTATGATTAAAAGGAAGAGCGATAACGCACTGATTTGGAAGCGTTGA
- a CDS encoding zinc ribbon domain-containing protein, which translates to MPKICPRCGYVNPDDANYCVKCGYPLSPQPQSPSQPDRLTTAFNIFTKNLSLILPPIIMLIIELVLAGILAAITGGISFISPTAALVTALIFSVILGIIYAIIFSITVHTTTFMAQDSVRGIKTNTSSAFSNAMNTLSKLSSIIIVLIILGLLLGFTRFLGVLWIVLGLAGIPLFIISSATVLNRPMSLTEAINWYSRAFNVDGAASAVILVGSLLSLIPIVNIFTIPYTAILTYIMVRDIS; encoded by the coding sequence ATGCCTAAAATTTGTCCTAGATGTGGATACGTAAATCCGGATGATGCAAATTATTGTGTAAAATGCGGTTATCCTCTTTCGCCTCAACCTCAAAGTCCATCACAACCTGATAGGCTAACTACAGCATTCAATATTTTCACCAAAAACCTTTCACTCATATTACCTCCTATAATCATGTTAATAATTGAACTAGTATTAGCTGGTATTTTAGCTGCAATAACTGGTGGAATTTCCTTCATTTCACCAACTGCTGCTTTAGTTACTGCACTAATATTCAGCGTAATATTAGGAATTATATATGCAATAATTTTCAGTATTACGGTTCATACGACCACTTTCATGGCTCAGGATTCTGTTAGGGGAATTAAGACAAATACAAGCAGTGCATTTAGTAACGCCATGAATACCTTAAGTAAGTTATCTAGTATTATCATAGTATTAATAATCTTGGGACTATTATTAGGATTTACTAGATTTTTGGGAGTTCTTTGGATTGTATTAGGACTAGCTGGAATACCACTTTTCATAATTTCGTCAGCAACTGTACTTAATAGACCTATGAGTTTAACCGAGGCAATAAATTGGTACTCAAGAGCATTTAATGTAGACGGTGCCGCATCTGCAGTAATTTTAGTTGGATCTTTACTTAGCCTAATACCAATTGTAAATATATTCACCATACCCTACACTGCAATTTTAACCTACATCATGGTAAGGGACATAAGTTAA
- a CDS encoding COG1361 family protein codes for MRKYKKGLENALVTVLLILVAIAAVSLISYYFFSVLRHSMITTGLSISNVQMVGGIITGDLINQGASNITSITIQVHPQNNGTVISNYTNSSLNIPPGQSYAFTLPVPKAIEGNNYVITVIVKYNNGQTYATSVEVIDE; via the coding sequence ATGCGAAAGTATAAAAAAGGCTTAGAAAACGCCTTAGTTACTGTATTGTTAATATTAGTTGCAATAGCTGCGGTTAGCCTTATCAGTTATTACTTCTTTAGCGTACTTAGACATAGTATGATCACTACTGGACTAAGTATAAGTAATGTCCAAATGGTGGGGGGAATTATAACTGGAGATTTAATAAATCAAGGAGCTAGTAATATAACTAGTATTACAATTCAAGTACATCCTCAAAATAACGGTACGGTTATATCAAACTATACTAATTCTAGTTTAAATATACCTCCTGGCCAATCATATGCCTTTACATTACCTGTACCTAAAGCAATTGAAGGCAATAATTACGTTATTACTGTGATTGTTAAGTACAATAACGGACAAACCTATGCTACATCGGTAGAAGTTATTGATGAGTGA
- a CDS encoding type II/IV secretion system ATPase subunit → MTTIKYFIFIFLNRYMVLIGKKKSHNKFEELSYYLQSIDESGIISLRANLENHNIVEHYSLKNFDVEVYIVEKEGIGYYLVNEPQLDQREEKILLAILDGLIYSPTTVVSNKQIDLEKLQEDVLKISAKLGVIGDVKRNLKKYMYYITREIKYSVLQVPMSDPFIEEIELVSPTTPISVVHSRHSEWPRLETNIILGSELKIRRIVERLASLGGRSVSTATPLQDFMLPEGHRVAVSYGEEISRGTTFNIRKFPEKPLTIIDLVYKYGTLSELMAVYLWIIAEAKLFTFLVGPTGSGKTTALNSLLMLLNPLAKYLTIEDTPELKLPHKYWIQFYTRPSSYEGSKDISYYELVRLSLRYRPDYIIVGEVRGKEIEWLVQAVASGHGGLTTFHGSNHVDLITRISGLLGQDLSLQFKQLISVIAIIKRIETENRKMNRKMISIVENDGNGFREVFKYDYERKSFLPNNSKEISSIQLEKARELLGWSRDKLYKEIENRLLLLRGLAERGVYDYDALAKELVKYYINGDRDG, encoded by the coding sequence GTGACTACAATAAAGTATTTTATTTTTATTTTTTTAAATAGGTATATGGTACTTATTGGTAAAAAGAAATCACATAATAAATTTGAAGAATTATCCTATTATCTTCAATCGATTGATGAATCGGGAATAATATCTCTTAGAGCTAACCTGGAAAATCACAATATCGTAGAGCACTATTCTCTAAAAAACTTTGACGTTGAAGTTTACATTGTCGAAAAAGAGGGGATTGGTTACTATTTAGTAAACGAACCACAGCTTGATCAGAGAGAAGAGAAGATCTTATTAGCGATTCTTGACGGTTTAATATATTCTCCCACAACTGTGGTTTCAAATAAACAAATTGACTTGGAAAAACTACAAGAAGATGTATTGAAAATTTCGGCTAAATTAGGAGTAATAGGTGACGTAAAGAGAAACTTAAAGAAATATATGTACTATATAACTCGAGAGATAAAATACTCAGTCCTACAAGTACCAATGAGTGACCCTTTCATTGAAGAGATAGAACTAGTATCCCCAACGACACCAATTTCAGTAGTCCATAGCAGACATAGTGAATGGCCTAGATTGGAGACTAATATCATTTTAGGGAGTGAGCTGAAGATTAGAAGAATAGTAGAGAGGCTAGCATCTTTAGGTGGGAGAAGCGTAAGTACAGCTACACCATTACAAGATTTCATGTTACCCGAAGGTCATAGAGTTGCAGTGAGTTACGGTGAAGAAATAAGTAGAGGAACGACATTTAATATAAGAAAATTCCCAGAAAAGCCTCTAACGATTATTGACTTGGTTTACAAGTATGGCACATTAAGCGAGCTAATGGCAGTTTACTTATGGATAATTGCTGAGGCTAAGCTATTTACATTTCTCGTAGGCCCAACTGGTAGCGGAAAGACCACTGCATTAAACTCACTATTAATGCTACTTAATCCATTAGCGAAATATTTAACGATTGAGGATACACCGGAGCTAAAATTACCTCACAAATATTGGATACAATTCTATACTAGACCTTCAAGCTATGAAGGAAGTAAGGATATCAGTTATTATGAACTAGTCAGACTCTCCTTAAGATATAGACCAGATTACATTATAGTAGGGGAAGTCAGAGGGAAAGAAATAGAATGGCTAGTTCAAGCTGTTGCCAGTGGTCATGGTGGGCTCACAACCTTTCATGGATCTAATCACGTTGACTTAATAACTAGAATTAGTGGGTTATTGGGTCAGGATCTATCGTTACAATTTAAACAGCTAATTTCAGTAATTGCAATCATAAAGAGAATTGAAACTGAGAATAGAAAGATGAATAGGAAAATGATATCCATTGTTGAAAATGATGGAAACGGATTTAGGGAAGTATTTAAATATGATTATGAAAGGAAGAGCTTCCTTCCCAATAATTCAAAAGAAATTAGTAGTATACAGCTGGAAAAAGCTAGAGAATTATTAGGCTGGAGTAGGGATAAGTTGTATAAGGAGATAGAAAATAGACTATTATTACTAAGGGGGCTTGCTGAAAGGGGAGTTTACGACTACGACGCGTTGGCAAAAGAGTTAGTTAAATATTATATAAATGGTGATAGAGATGGCTGA
- a CDS encoding type II secretion system F family protein: MAERRIKLASIISYDFLFLVLLSGLLDLIITLFRERILYVISSFFQYIVNNPSVALGDALGFLFVLQASLLGLFIGGIVILSISFTINLTRIRSEYEEGVPLSTILKSRIITSSRLGFIANWISERSKRYINASADLESPTEVGVRYVAYFLISLLLVIPISLALSIILLSPLPFLLLLFPFIFVFYPEQKYKSRAREVRDNIQDEIPFFVTLITIINASGTTIYEGMRKIVQFPLFKAMKKEALLIIRDIDFFGKSPLDALEHRARLTFNRDYSWFLAGYTSIIRSGGDIEAYLFQKAREFLNWLQFRWRFYSERTSFLGELIVILFLIFPMFLIALAFFTNGAVISFLLVIPILFGTILYTITTSNRPRYMDNIGLNKIQLLMAFLAALLIAGTVEIFLNEIYYAIGLGLLMFSIVSTIFMYNQIREINDVENSLPQFLRDITEFRKIGYDLNRAIKTLAGEKKYRREFNRVLDEIVKQDSMGIPITRAKINTRSWLGKFSLTTVQILIEGGAVRPDLLEYLTEFTLNFIQSKREAFSRMRAYQVLGILTPILLIATILIAIVIISSFTVVTLPASTLGVPQFPNIITQFILSPFILAEMFIFILMSTFAIGLLVAKALYGTVQYMIMPLIGLVLALLSIHFFSVLEPIILRSFSI; encoded by the coding sequence ATGGCTGAAAGAAGAATCAAATTGGCTAGCATAATCTCATATGACTTCTTGTTTCTAGTTTTACTATCGGGTTTACTAGATTTAATCATTACGTTATTTAGAGAACGAATTCTGTACGTAATTTCTAGTTTCTTTCAATATATAGTAAATAACCCTTCGGTAGCTCTAGGAGACGCATTAGGTTTTCTATTTGTCCTTCAAGCGTCGCTTTTAGGTCTATTTATTGGTGGTATAGTTATTTTAAGTATAAGTTTTACAATAAATTTAACGCGGATAAGGAGTGAATATGAAGAGGGTGTTCCTTTATCAACTATTCTGAAATCTAGGATAATTACAAGCAGTAGATTAGGTTTCATAGCAAATTGGATAAGCGAGCGTAGTAAGAGGTATATTAACGCAAGTGCTGACCTGGAAAGCCCTACTGAAGTCGGTGTTAGATACGTCGCATATTTTTTGATCTCATTACTTCTCGTAATACCGATATCACTAGCATTAAGTATAATATTATTGTCTCCACTACCATTTCTATTATTACTTTTTCCGTTTATTTTTGTCTTTTATCCAGAACAGAAATACAAAAGTAGGGCTAGGGAAGTAAGAGATAACATCCAAGATGAGATCCCTTTCTTTGTCACCTTAATTACTATCATTAACGCCAGCGGTACGACTATATATGAGGGGATGAGAAAAATTGTGCAGTTCCCATTATTTAAAGCTATGAAAAAGGAAGCATTGCTCATTATAAGAGACATAGATTTCTTCGGAAAATCTCCGCTTGACGCTTTAGAACATAGAGCTCGATTAACGTTTAATAGAGATTACTCTTGGTTTTTAGCAGGTTATACTTCGATTATAAGGAGTGGTGGCGATATTGAAGCATACCTTTTTCAAAAAGCTAGAGAGTTTCTTAATTGGCTCCAGTTTCGTTGGAGGTTTTACTCAGAAAGAACCTCATTCCTAGGAGAATTAATAGTAATCCTATTCCTCATTTTCCCCATGTTCTTAATTGCATTAGCGTTCTTCACAAACGGTGCAGTTATATCGTTCTTGCTTGTAATACCAATATTATTTGGTACAATATTATACACAATTACAACTAGCAATAGACCTCGATATATGGATAATATAGGTCTTAACAAGATACAGCTACTAATGGCCTTTCTTGCTGCACTTCTAATAGCGGGAACAGTTGAAATATTTCTTAATGAAATATATTACGCAATTGGTTTAGGACTACTGATGTTCTCTATAGTCTCAACAATATTCATGTACAACCAAATAAGAGAAATTAATGACGTAGAGAACTCGCTACCACAATTTCTGAGAGATATTACAGAGTTCAGAAAGATAGGTTATGATCTAAATAGGGCTATTAAAACATTGGCTGGGGAAAAGAAATATAGAAGGGAGTTTAATAGGGTTCTAGACGAGATAGTAAAACAAGATTCCATGGGGATTCCAATAACTAGAGCTAAAATAAACACTAGAAGCTGGTTAGGCAAGTTCTCTCTTACCACTGTTCAGATATTGATAGAGGGCGGTGCGGTAAGACCAGATCTATTAGAATATCTAACTGAATTTACACTTAACTTTATACAATCAAAGAGAGAAGCATTCTCAAGGATGAGAGCCTATCAAGTTTTAGGAATTCTTACACCTATCCTCCTAATTGCCACTATACTTATAGCGATTGTAATCATTAGCTCATTCACAGTAGTAACTTTACCGGCAAGCACCTTGGGTGTACCTCAATTCCCAAACATAATTACCCAATTTATTTTATCTCCGTTTATCCTAGCTGAAATGTTCATATTCATTTTAATGTCGACCTTCGCCATAGGATTGCTGGTAGCTAAAGCACTATATGGTACTGTACAATACATGATAATGCCGTTAATTGGGTTAGTCCTCGCATTACTCTCAATACACTTCTTTAGCGTATTAGAACCAATAATCTTGAGATCCTTTTCGATATAA
- a CDS encoding M1 family metallopeptidase, giving the protein MQNVEKYEIFLDFNGYDYEGIEKIYLTSNEEKLELDNLNLEIESVKSDGREVKFEAKGEKLIIYDKVERELEVRFKGKASRDSILGIYVAPYNGKGMITTQFEAIYARRFIPCFDHPAMKARFRLSVRVEKGLKVISNMPVEKIEEDANGKVIYHFQETPRMSTYLLYLGIDDFEEIADDSKRPTIILATVPGKSKRGLFAINVARKVIEFYENYFEIPYQLPKVHLIQVPEFAAGAMENWGAITFRETALLADDSSSVYQKFRVAEVVAHELAHQWFGNLVTLKWWDDLWLNESFATFMSFKSLKYLFPQWDSEGHLIYSETLSALEDDSLTTTHPIETHVRDPHEIEQMFDNISYGKGASILRMIEAYVGEENFRRGVVNYLNSFKFGNAEGKDLWDSISKAAGQNIGEIMADWITKPGYPVIFVNTYSNSIRFSQKRFMLLDSGLNETYKVPLTYEINGKFNTLLLDKESTEIKLEEGLKSIKVNVNRTGFYRVLYDSLDLAFSSKHNVYEELGLVNDYWNFLLADLIDARTYFDLLSRFTNTSNSFVSREITSQLLTLYYLFKKHYGKDFLVNQVKIFRKFNDDLGKLAYSAIINALATMDEEFALGLSTLFDQYENIDSNMKEAVAIAYAVTTNDFNTLLEKYKKYTIDEEKNRMLSAISSLRDPSIVNKVFSLIFNRTIKAQDTRFVISSLVHNPHIREEVCGYMMNNFDEVKKFINTVYGGPWGLGSIVRSMSFCGVDKPKEIIDFLEKVKFKEIERPIKESEERIKIYSRLKKKMP; this is encoded by the coding sequence ATGCAAAACGTGGAGAAGTATGAAATTTTTCTGGATTTTAATGGATATGATTATGAAGGCATAGAGAAAATATACCTTACCTCAAACGAAGAAAAATTAGAGCTTGATAATCTCAATCTCGAAATAGAAAGTGTGAAATCCGATGGTAGAGAGGTTAAATTTGAAGCAAAAGGTGAGAAATTAATAATTTATGATAAGGTTGAAAGAGAACTTGAAGTAAGGTTTAAAGGAAAAGCTTCTCGTGATTCAATTTTGGGAATTTACGTCGCTCCATATAATGGCAAAGGAATGATTACAACACAGTTTGAGGCGATATATGCTAGAAGATTTATCCCATGTTTTGATCACCCTGCAATGAAAGCAAGATTTAGATTAAGTGTTAGAGTAGAGAAGGGATTAAAGGTAATATCGAACATGCCGGTTGAGAAAATAGAAGAGGATGCAAACGGTAAGGTAATTTATCATTTTCAAGAAACTCCTAGGATGTCTACATATCTGCTATACTTAGGAATAGACGATTTTGAGGAAATTGCAGATGACTCAAAGAGACCTACCATAATATTGGCTACAGTCCCTGGAAAGTCGAAGAGAGGACTATTCGCAATTAACGTTGCCAGAAAGGTTATCGAGTTTTACGAAAATTATTTTGAGATACCTTATCAATTACCGAAAGTTCATTTGATACAAGTTCCAGAGTTTGCAGCTGGGGCTATGGAGAATTGGGGGGCAATTACTTTTAGGGAGACTGCTTTATTGGCTGATGATTCTTCTTCTGTTTATCAGAAGTTTAGGGTTGCTGAGGTTGTTGCTCATGAGTTAGCTCACCAATGGTTTGGTAATTTGGTTACTTTGAAGTGGTGGGATGATTTATGGTTAAACGAGAGTTTCGCAACTTTCATGAGTTTTAAGAGTCTAAAGTATTTATTTCCACAATGGGATAGTGAAGGTCATCTTATTTACAGCGAAACTTTAAGCGCGCTGGAAGATGATTCCCTCACTACTACACACCCAATAGAGACACATGTAAGGGATCCACATGAAATCGAGCAAATGTTTGATAATATTAGCTATGGTAAGGGGGCTAGTATTTTGAGGATGATTGAAGCTTATGTTGGTGAGGAGAATTTCAGAAGGGGTGTAGTTAATTACCTAAATTCATTCAAATTTGGCAATGCAGAGGGCAAGGATTTGTGGGATTCTATTTCCAAGGCGGCTGGGCAGAATATAGGGGAGATTATGGCTGATTGGATTACAAAACCCGGTTACCCTGTAATTTTTGTTAACACTTATAGTAATTCCATTAGGTTTTCTCAAAAGAGATTTATGCTCCTTGATAGTGGGTTAAATGAGACGTACAAGGTTCCACTTACATATGAGATTAACGGTAAATTTAACACTCTTCTTTTAGATAAGGAATCTACTGAAATAAAGTTAGAAGAGGGTTTGAAGAGTATTAAGGTTAATGTAAATAGGACTGGATTTTATAGGGTGCTTTATGATTCTCTTGATTTAGCTTTTTCGTCCAAGCATAATGTTTATGAGGAGTTAGGGCTGGTTAATGATTATTGGAATTTCCTATTGGCTGATTTGATAGACGCAAGGACGTACTTTGATTTACTTAGCAGATTTACAAATACTTCTAACTCTTTCGTATCAAGGGAGATTACCTCCCAACTTCTAACATTATACTATCTATTTAAGAAACATTATGGAAAAGATTTTCTAGTTAATCAAGTGAAGATATTTAGGAAATTTAATGATGACTTAGGCAAATTAGCGTACTCAGCAATTATCAATGCTTTAGCTACAATGGATGAAGAGTTTGCATTAGGGTTATCTACCCTATTTGATCAATATGAAAATATAGATAGTAACATGAAGGAGGCTGTTGCAATAGCTTATGCAGTCACTACTAACGATTTCAACACTCTTCTAGAAAAGTATAAGAAGTATACCATAGATGAGGAGAAGAATAGAATGTTGAGTGCAATTTCTTCACTTCGTGACCCATCAATTGTAAACAAGGTTTTCTCATTAATATTTAATAGGACTATAAAGGCTCAAGATACTAGATTCGTTATATCTTCACTAGTACATAATCCACATATAAGGGAGGAAGTATGTGGGTATATGATGAATAATTTTGATGAAGTTAAGAAATTTATAAATACGGTTTATGGAGGTCCTTGGGGTTTAGGTTCTATAGTTAGGAGTATGTCATTCTGTGGTGTAGATAAACCTAAAGAAATTATAGACTTTCTCGAAAAGGTGAAGTTTAAGGAGATCGAAAGGCCTATCAAAGAATCTGAAGAAAGGATAAAAATATATTCTCGATTAAAAAAGAAGATGCCATAA